Genomic DNA from Streptomyces diastaticus subsp. diastaticus:
GCCGGCAACCTCTCCGTCAACTCGCACTCCGCCGTCCGGCACGCCACCCCCTTCGGCGGCTACGGCCACTCCGGACTCGGCCGCGAACTCGGCCCCGACGCCCTCACCGCCTTCACCGAGACCAAGAACGTCTTCCTCAGCACGGAAGGTCCCGCCCAGTGACCCAGCCCAGCCCCCCGCGCCCCGACGCCGCCGAGCAGCCCCTCTGCCGCCGCCTGGTCGGCCGTACCGCCGTCGTCACCGGAGCGGGCAGCGGCATCGGCCTCGCCACCGCCCGCCGGTTCGCCGCCGAGGGCGCCCACGTGGTCTGCGGCGACATCGACGAGGCCGCCGGACAGGCCGCCGCCGAAGCCACCGGGGGCCTCTTCGTCCGCGTCGACGTCACCGACCCCGACCAGGTCGACGCCCTCTTCCGGGCCGCCCACGCCACGTACGGATCGGTCGACGTCGCCTTCAACAACGCCGGGATCTCCCCGCCCGAGGACGCCTCCATCCTGGAGACCGGCCTGGAGGCGTGGAGGCGGGTCCAGGAGGTCAATCTCACCTCCGTCTACCTCTGCTGCAAGGCCGCGCTGCCGTACATGAGGCGCCAGCGCCGGGGGTCGATCATCAACACCGCCTCCTTCGTCGCCGTCATGGGCGCCGCCACCTCGCAGATCTCCTACACCGCGTCCAAGGGCGGCGTCCTCGCCATGTCCCGCGAACTCGGCGTGCAGTTCGCCCGCGAGGGCGTCCGCGTCAACGCCCTGTGCCCCGGCCCGGTCAACACTCCGCTCCTGCGGGAGCTGTTCGCCGAGGACCCTGAGCGCGCCGCCCGCCGACTCGTCCACATCCCCGCCGGGCGGTTCGCCGAGGCCGACGAGATCGCCGCCGCCGTCGCCTTCCTCGCCAGCGACGACGCCTCCTTCGTCAACGCCACCGACTTCCTCGTCGACGGCGGTATCGCCGGGGCCTACGTGACACCGCTGTAGCCCCCCACCCTCCTCGGGCGGGCACGTGCCCGGGCCCGCCGGAGAAGCTCTAGGGTGTCGGGCATGAACACGCCGACGCCCCCACCCGGCTGGTACGTGGACCCGGCCGCGCCGCCGCCCGCCGTCGAACGCTGGTGGGACGGCACCGGTTGGACCGCACACACCCGGCCACCGGCCGCGGAGGACGCCCCTGGCCCGGCCGCCCCGCCGCCCGGCGCGCCCTCCGTGGCGGGAGCGGGCGGCGGTTTCGGCCCGCCGCCCGGCGCCCCCGCCCCGCGAGGAGCCTTCGGCCCCGGCGGCTTCCGGCCGCCCGCCCCGGCCCCCGGCCCCGCCCCCCGGCGCGGCACGACCGCCGTGCTGGTGGCCGCCGCCGTGGTGGTGGCCGCCTGTGCCGTCGGCGGTGTCGTCCTGCTGGGCGGCGGCACACCGGACGACGCGAGGCCCCCGGCCAGCCCCTCCACCTCCGCCTCCGAGGCGGCGGTGACCGCCACGCCCACCCCGGAGGAGGAGCAGACCCGGGACCCCGACCCCCGGGTGCTCACCGACGATCTCAACGGCATCACCCTGCCGGTGCCCGAGGGCTGGGTGAAGTCCGACCGCCTCACCGTCGGCGACGTGGCGATGGTGACCGACCCGTCCTACGACTGCCCCGGCGGCTCCGGCTCCGGTTTCTGCTTCCACGGCCGCATCATCTCGGCCACCGTCACCGGCAGCGACGAGACCGACCCCAGAGCCGTCGCCGAGGCCGACATCGCCGACGCCGTCGACGACCTGTACGACCGCGACGTCCTCGACCGCCGCCCCTACGAGGGCGTCACCGCCGAACGGAAGGCCGCCGCCGGGCAGGTCGCGGTGGCGGGCCGCGCCGGGTACTACGTGCGGTGGCGGGTCACCACCGGAGCCGGGGAGGGCGGCTGGGTGCAGTCGCTGGCCTTCCGCTCCTCGGCCGGCAGCGAGGCGATGGTCGTCGTCCGCTTCGCCTTCGACGCCGGCTCCGAGGGACCGCCACTCAGCCTGATGGACACCGTCGTCAAGGGGATCGAGCCGCTCGGCGGCTCCGGCGGCTCCGGCGGCGTCGGGGAAGGGCTCACCCCCGCGCCGGGCGGCTGACCGCGTTCCGCCGCCCGGCGGCTTCCGCCCGGGTCACAGGAACGTCTGTCCCTCGCCCCGGTAGGTCGGCACCGTGTCCACCACGGCGTCGCCGGCGACCAGGTGCAGGGCGGCGAACCGCTCGCACAGCTCACCGGCCTTCGCGTGCCGGAACCACACCTTGTCGCCGATCAGCAGGTCGTCGGCGGGCGGCCCGAGCAGCGGCGTCTGCACCTCGCCCGCCCCTTCCCGCGGGTCGTACCGCAGTCCCTCGGGCAGGTACGGCACCGGCGAGCGGTCCGGCCCGGCCGCGCCGGAGGCCGGGTAGCCGCCGCCGAGCACCGTCACCACGCCCACGCCGGGCCGGCGCACCACCGGCTGCGCGAAGAGCGCCGCCGGACGGCCGGTGAACGAGGTGTAGTTGTCGAACAGGCGCGGCACGAACAGCCCCGAACCGGCCGCCACCTCCGTCACCGACGGCTCGGCCACGGTGTGCTGCACGCTGCCCGTACCGCCGCCGTTGACGAACTCCAGCTCCGGCACGACCTCACGCACCGCCCGCACCACCGCCGCCCGGCGCGCCGCCAGCTCCCGGCGCGCCGTCCGCTGCATCAGCCGGATCGCCCGGGACCGCAGCGGACTGCCCGCCACATCGTCACCGACACCCGCCACATGGCCCTCGTACGCCATCAGTCCCACCACCCGGAAACCCGGCCTGCGCGCCACCAGCCGGGCCAGGTCGGCCATCTCGGCGGGCGAGCGCAGCGGTGAGCGGCGCGCCCCGACGCGTACCCGGCCGCCCAGCAGAAGCAGTGACGTGTCCAGCTCCAGGCAGACCCGGATCTCCTCCGTGCCCCCTCCGCGCGCGTCCTGGATCAGCCGCAACTGCGCCGGGTCGTCGACCATGACCGTGACGGCCGCCGCCAGCTTCGGATCGGCCGCCAGTTCCGCGTACCCGTCCCGGTCCGCCGACGGGTAGGCCAGCAGCACGTCCTCCACCCCGGACCGGGCCAGCCACAACGACTCCGCCAGCGTGTACGACATCACCCCGGCGAACCCGTCGCGGGCCAGCACCCGCTCCAGCAGCGCGCGACAGCGGACCGACTTGCTGGCCACCCGGACCGGCTTGCCCGCCGCCCTGCGTACGAGGTCGTCGGCGTTGGCGTCGAAGGCGTCCAGGTCCACCAGGGCCAGCGGTGCGTCGAGATGAGCCGTCGCCCGGTCGTACCGGGCGCGGGCGGAGGCGAGGGGCGTCATGCCCGCAGCCTGCCAGAGAGCCCTACTCAGGGGTAGGGGGTGACCAGGGATCCCCCCGCGTCACCGGCCCCCTCCGGGGCCGCCCGGGATCATCCGGGCAGAACCGGCCGCACGGCACCGGGCGTTCCCTCTCCGGCCGCGCCAACCCGTAGAGTGACGCGCACGGAGGGCGCGCGAGGGCCCCTGCCGGGCCGCGTGAGGGAAAACGGGGGGCGCATGAGTACGCAGGCACGCCGCCCGGCCGTACCACCGAGGCCGGTCCGCCGCCCGCAGGAGGCCACCGGAGCCGTCGCCGACGACAGCGCCCCGCCGCCGCGCCCCACCACCCCGCCCCGGCCCGCCACCCCGCCGAGACCCGCCGCGCCCCCGGCCGCCCGGCCCGTCGGCCCGCCCCCCGCCGAGGACGGCGCCGCACCGCCGAAGGACCCGGCCCGCCGCATCTTCCCGGCATTCCCCGCACCCCGCACCACCCCGCCCGCCCCGGCTCCGCCCGAGCCGGGCGCCGCCCGCGGCCGCCGAGGCACGGGCGCCGTCGACCTCGCCCCGCGCCCCGGTGCCGGGGCCCCGTTCGCCGCCGCCCCGAGGGGACCCGGGCAGGACCAGGCCACCACGCGGCTGCGCCCCGTGCCCCGCTCACCGCGGCGCACCGCGGCCGCCGCCGTCTGCCTCGTCCTCGGCCTCGGCCTGGTCGCGGGCGGCGCCACCGGGACCTGGCTCACCGGCGACTCCCCGGACGCCGCCGCCGACAGCTTCACCGCGGGTGCCGCCCTCTGGCACGAGGCCCCCGTCGACCGCCTCTTCCCGCCGACGGTCAGGGGGAGGAAGGCGGGGCCCGGCGGCGCCGACCGCGCCTGGACCCGGATCGCGGTCGCCCCCGACAGCGGCTGCGCCAAGGCATTCGACCCGCTCCTCGCCTCCGTCCTCGAACCGGCCGGCTGCGCCCGCCTGCTGCGCGCCACCTACACCGACGCGACCCGCAGCGAGGTCGTCACCGTCGGACTCCTCTTCACCCGCGCCGACCGGCAGGCCATGACCGATCTGCGCACCCGCTTCCGCACCGAGAAGCTCGGCCAGCGGCGCGACCTGATGCCCCGCCCGTACCCGGCGGAGGACACCCCCGCCGAGGGGTTCGGCGACGCCCAGCGCGCCTCCTGGTCGCTCTCGGTCCTGGACGACCTGCCGGCCGTCGTCTACGCGGTCAGCGGCTTCGCCGACGGCCGGGAGATCACCGAACCCCAGTCCGCCGCCTCGGCCACCGCCGACGGCGCCACCAGCGCACCCGCCCAGGCGGGCCTCGGCCACACCGCGCTCGCCCACACCGAGCGTGCCGCCGCCCGCCTGCGCGCGCTCTCCCAGCCCGCCACCGAGGAGCCGTGACCGTGCCCGCAGCCCGCCGCGCCCTCCTCGCCCCGGCCCTCGCCGCCTGCCTCGTGCTGCTGCCGACGGCCGCGCACGCCGACGGCATCCGCGCCCAGCAGTGGGGCCTGGAGGCACTGCACGCCGAGGACGCCTGGCGCACCACCAAGGGCAAGGGGGTCACCGTCGCCGTCCTGGACACCGGCGTCGACGCCGATCACCCGGACCTGGAGCGCAACGTCCTGCCCGGCAAGGACCTCATAGGGTTCGGCGCCGGTCCCGGTGACCGGAGCTGGGCCCGCCACGGCACCGCCATGGCCTCGGTCATCGCCGGTCACGGCCACGGACCCGACGACGGCGACGGCGTCCTGGGCGTCGCCCCCGAGGCCAGGATCCTCCCGGTCCGGGTGATCCTGGAGGACGGCGACCCCGGCCGCAAGAAGGCCCGCTCCACCCGCGGCGGCGCTCTCGCCGAGGGCATCCGCTGGGCCGCCGACCAGGGCGCCGACGTCATCAACCTCTCCCTCGGCGACGACAGCGAGTCCGCCCACCCCGAGGCCGCCGAGGACGCCGCCGTGCAGTACGCCCTGAAGAAGGGCGCCGTCGTCGTCGCCTCCGCCGGCAACGGCGGCGAGAAGGGCGACCACGTCTCCTACCCGGCGGCCTACCCGGGCGTCATCGCCGTCACCGCCGTCGACCGGTTCGGCGAACGCGCCGCCTTCTCCACCCGCCGCTGGTACGCCACGGTCAGCGCCCCCGGCGACGACATCGTCCTCGCCGACCCCGACCGCCGCTACTACGAGGGCTGGGGCACCAGCGCCGCCGCGGCCGCCGTCTCCGGGGCCGTCGCCCTGGTCCGCGCCGCCCACCCGCACCTCACCCCCGCCCAGGTCAGGCGGCTGCTGGAGGACACCGCCCGGGACAGCCCCGGTGGCGGTCGCGACGACTCCCGGGGGCGGGGCCTGGTCGACGTGGCCGCCGCCGTGGCGGCCGGAGGGCGGCTCGGCCCCGACGAGCTGAAGCCCGCCGCCCACTCCGCCACCCACTTCGGCCCCGGTCCCGGCCCGCACGGCACCGGCTCCGGCGCCGGCTGGGCCGGGCCCGCCGCGGGCGGCCTCGGAGTGCTGCTGCTGGCCGCCGCCGTCCTGCTCTGGCGCGGCCGCGCGCCGCTGCGCTGAGCCACCCGGCACCGGCCCGCCCCGCACCGGCCCGCCGGCACCGGGTCGATAGGCTCGCCGCGTGGCGAACAAGAACATTCCCGACTCCCCCTTCTCCGACGACGACGGCACCGCCGACCCGGCGCTGAGCGCCGCGCTGGCAGCCTGGGCCGAGGACCGCTCCCGGCACCGGCCGGTGCTGGAAGCCCTGCGCTCCACCCGGCTGCTCGTCCCGGTCGTCGCCGTCCTCGGCGAGAGCGAGGTGGACGAGAACGGGCTGCGCCGCGAGAAGACCAGCGACATGGCCGTCCCCACCCTCAAGGCCGGCGAGCGCACCGCGCTGCCCGCCTTCACCTCCACGGAGGCCCTCGCCCGCTGGGACCCCGGCGCCCGCCCGGTCGCCGTCGCCCTCCACCAGGCCCTGGAGGCGGCCGCGCACGAACGCGCCGACACCGTCGTCCTCGACCTCGCCGGGCCCGTGCCGTACGAGCTGACCGGTCCGGCACTGCGGGCGCTCGCGGAGGGTCGCACCGACCCCGACCCGCTCGCCGACCCGGCCGTCACCGGGGCCGTCCGCGCGGTGCTGGCCGCCGAGCCGGAGGTGGTCCGCGCCCATCTGGCCCGCTCGACCGGGGCCACCGACGGGGTGCTCGCCGTCGTGCTGTCCCGCGGCGCCGACCCCGCCGCCACGCTGGACCGGGTCGCCCGGGCGCTGGCCGGCGCCGAGCCGCTCCGCGCCCGCCTGGTCCGCGGCCTCGACCTGGCCGTCCTGCCCGCCACGGCCGACGGACCGGCCGAAGAACCCGTCTACCAGCGCTGACCGGGCGCCGCCCGCGTACGGGGCCGCTCCGGGGGAGCGGGCCCGGCGCCGACAGGCAGGGTGGGGGAACCGGGGGCACAATCAGCGATGGAACCGGAACGCATCATCCCGAACCGGAAGTGACGCGAGGTGTGCCCATGTCTACGCGTGCGCTCATATCGGAGTTCACCGGCACCGCGCTGCTGGTGTTCTTCGCCGTCGGAGCGGCGGTCCTGGCCGGGGACTTCATCGGTACCGTCGGTATCGCCCTGGCCTTCGGCTTCGTCCTGCTCGCCCTCTCCTACGCGCTCGGCCCCGTCTCCGGCTGCCACGTGAACCCGGCGGTCACCCTGGGGATGCTCGCCGCCCGCCGGATCGATCCGCGGACCGCCGTCGGCTACTGGGTGGCGCAGGTGCTGGGCTGTATCGTCGGCGCGGCCGTGCTGTTCCTGCTGGCCAAGCAGGTGCCGGGACTCCAGACCCACGCGCAGTTCGGCACCAACGGCTTCGCCGACCGCTCGGCGGTCGAGCTGGGGACGGGCGGCGCCTTCCTCGCCGAGGTGGTGCTGACCTTCCTGTTCGTCTTCGTCTACCTCTCGGTCACCCACCGGGTCGCCGTGGTCGGCTTCGACGGCCTGCCGATCGGACTGGCCCTCGCCGCGGTCCACATCGTCGGCATCCCGCTGACCGGCACCTCGGTCAATCCGGCGCGCAGCCTGGGCCCCGCCCTGTTCGCGGGCGGCGCGGCCATCACGCAGCTCTGGCTCTTCATCCTGGCGCCCCTGATCGGCGGCGGCCTCGCCGCGCTGGCGCAGCGCTTCACCCACCCGCCGGGCGGTCGCCTCAGGGAGGCCGACCGGG
This window encodes:
- a CDS encoding 3-oxoacyl-ACP reductase, with the translated sequence MTQPSPPRPDAAEQPLCRRLVGRTAVVTGAGSGIGLATARRFAAEGAHVVCGDIDEAAGQAAAEATGGLFVRVDVTDPDQVDALFRAAHATYGSVDVAFNNAGISPPEDASILETGLEAWRRVQEVNLTSVYLCCKAALPYMRRQRRGSIINTASFVAVMGAATSQISYTASKGGVLAMSRELGVQFAREGVRVNALCPGPVNTPLLRELFAEDPERAARRLVHIPAGRFAEADEIAAAVAFLASDDASFVNATDFLVDGGIAGAYVTPL
- a CDS encoding alanine racemase; this encodes MTPLASARARYDRATAHLDAPLALVDLDAFDANADDLVRRAAGKPVRVASKSVRCRALLERVLARDGFAGVMSYTLAESLWLARSGVEDVLLAYPSADRDGYAELAADPKLAAAVTVMVDDPAQLRLIQDARGGGTEEIRVCLELDTSLLLLGGRVRVGARRSPLRSPAEMADLARLVARRPGFRVVGLMAYEGHVAGVGDDVAGSPLRSRAIRLMQRTARRELAARRAAVVRAVREVVPELEFVNGGGTGSVQHTVAEPSVTEVAAGSGLFVPRLFDNYTSFTGRPAALFAQPVVRRPGVGVVTVLGGGYPASGAAGPDRSPVPYLPEGLRYDPREGAGEVQTPLLGPPADDLLIGDKVWFRHAKAGELCERFAALHLVAGDAVVDTVPTYRGEGQTFL
- a CDS encoding aquaporin, whose translation is MSTRALISEFTGTALLVFFAVGAAVLAGDFIGTVGIALAFGFVLLALSYALGPVSGCHVNPAVTLGMLAARRIDPRTAVGYWVAQVLGCIVGAAVLFLLAKQVPGLQTHAQFGTNGFADRSAVELGTGGAFLAEVVLTFLFVFVYLSVTHRVAVVGFDGLPIGLALAAVHIVGIPLTGTSVNPARSLGPALFAGGAAITQLWLFILAPLIGGGLAALAQRFTHPPGGRLREADRVV
- the mycP gene encoding type VII secretion-associated serine protease mycosin, translating into MTVPAARRALLAPALAACLVLLPTAAHADGIRAQQWGLEALHAEDAWRTTKGKGVTVAVLDTGVDADHPDLERNVLPGKDLIGFGAGPGDRSWARHGTAMASVIAGHGHGPDDGDGVLGVAPEARILPVRVILEDGDPGRKKARSTRGGALAEGIRWAADQGADVINLSLGDDSESAHPEAAEDAAVQYALKKGAVVVASAGNGGEKGDHVSYPAAYPGVIAVTAVDRFGERAAFSTRRWYATVSAPGDDIVLADPDRRYYEGWGTSAAAAAVSGAVALVRAAHPHLTPAQVRRLLEDTARDSPGGGRDDSRGRGLVDVAAAVAAGGRLGPDELKPAAHSATHFGPGPGPHGTGSGAGWAGPAAGGLGVLLLAAAVLLWRGRAPLR
- a CDS encoding SseB family protein gives rise to the protein MANKNIPDSPFSDDDGTADPALSAALAAWAEDRSRHRPVLEALRSTRLLVPVVAVLGESEVDENGLRREKTSDMAVPTLKAGERTALPAFTSTEALARWDPGARPVAVALHQALEAAAHERADTVVLDLAGPVPYELTGPALRALAEGRTDPDPLADPAVTGAVRAVLAAEPEVVRAHLARSTGATDGVLAVVLSRGADPAATLDRVARALAGAEPLRARLVRGLDLAVLPATADGPAEEPVYQR
- a CDS encoding DUF2510 domain-containing protein translates to MNTPTPPPGWYVDPAAPPPAVERWWDGTGWTAHTRPPAAEDAPGPAAPPPGAPSVAGAGGGFGPPPGAPAPRGAFGPGGFRPPAPAPGPAPRRGTTAVLVAAAVVVAACAVGGVVLLGGGTPDDARPPASPSTSASEAAVTATPTPEEEQTRDPDPRVLTDDLNGITLPVPEGWVKSDRLTVGDVAMVTDPSYDCPGGSGSGFCFHGRIISATVTGSDETDPRAVAEADIADAVDDLYDRDVLDRRPYEGVTAERKAAAGQVAVAGRAGYYVRWRVTTGAGEGGWVQSLAFRSSAGSEAMVVVRFAFDAGSEGPPLSLMDTVVKGIEPLGGSGGSGGVGEGLTPAPGG